A single genomic interval of Myxocyprinus asiaticus isolate MX2 ecotype Aquarium Trade chromosome 19, UBuf_Myxa_2, whole genome shotgun sequence harbors:
- the LOC127456680 gene encoding coiled-coil domain-containing protein 25-like isoform X2 has protein sequence MPKGTMVEDIPKEVLIDCAQLVKNNSIQGCKMNNINIVYTPWSNLKKTADMDVGQIGFHRQKEVKIVAVEKKINEIVNRLEKTKEERYPDLAAEKESRDREERNEKKAQIQEQKKREKDEMKKKKDMEELRNYSSLMKSDNMTTNEDCYDSDDFM, from the exons ATGCCCAAG GGTACAATGGTAGAAGACATACCAAAAGAAGTCCTAATTGATTGTGCACAGCTGGTGAAAAACAACAGCATTCAAG GTTGCAAAATGAACAATATTAATATTGTCTACACACCGTGGAGCAATCTAAAAAAAACTGCAGACATGGATGTCGGGCAGATTGGATTTCATAGACAGAAGGAG GTGAAAATTGTGGCAGTAGAGAAGAAAATTAACGAAATCGTAAACAGACTGGAGAAAACGAAAGAGGAACGCTATCCTGATCTTGCAGCTGAGAAGGAGTCTAGGGACAGAGAGGAGAGAAATGAGAAGAAAGCTCAGATACAAgagcagaaaaagagagagaaggatgaaatgaagaagaaaaaagacatgGAGGAATTAAG GAATTATTCATCACTCATGAAGAGTGACAACATGACCACAAATGAG GATTGCTATGATTCAGATGACTTCATGTAA
- the LOC127456680 gene encoding coiled-coil domain-containing protein 25-like isoform X1 codes for MVFYFTSDVVSPPYTIYMGKDKYENEDLIKYGWPEDIWFHVDKLSSAHVYLRMPKGTMVEDIPKEVLIDCAQLVKNNSIQGCKMNNINIVYTPWSNLKKTADMDVGQIGFHRQKEVKIVAVEKKINEIVNRLEKTKEERYPDLAAEKESRDREERNEKKAQIQEQKKREKDEMKKKKDMEELRNYSSLMKSDNMTTNEDCYDSDDFM; via the exons ATGGTGTTTTACTTTACAAGCGACG TTGTCTCACCACCCTATACCATTTACATGGGTAAAGACAAATATGAAA ATGAAGATCTTATAAAATATGGATGGCCTGAAGATATTTG GTTCCATGTGGACAAGCTCTCGTCTGCTCATGTATATCTCAGAATGCCCAAG GGTACAATGGTAGAAGACATACCAAAAGAAGTCCTAATTGATTGTGCACAGCTGGTGAAAAACAACAGCATTCAAG GTTGCAAAATGAACAATATTAATATTGTCTACACACCGTGGAGCAATCTAAAAAAAACTGCAGACATGGATGTCGGGCAGATTGGATTTCATAGACAGAAGGAG GTGAAAATTGTGGCAGTAGAGAAGAAAATTAACGAAATCGTAAACAGACTGGAGAAAACGAAAGAGGAACGCTATCCTGATCTTGCAGCTGAGAAGGAGTCTAGGGACAGAGAGGAGAGAAATGAGAAGAAAGCTCAGATACAAgagcagaaaaagagagagaaggatgaaatgaagaagaaaaaagacatgGAGGAATTAAG GAATTATTCATCACTCATGAAGAGTGACAACATGACCACAAATGAG GATTGCTATGATTCAGATGACTTCATGTAA